A section of the Phaseolus vulgaris cultivar G19833 chromosome 8, P. vulgaris v2.0, whole genome shotgun sequence genome encodes:
- the LOC137825104 gene encoding uncharacterized protein, with translation MVLVGGSDAARCKLFMSTLTGMAMDWFISLPNGHITSFRQLSQLFKEQCLANKAPPPVSYDLFDVKQYQGETLKEYINRFGAQVVKVGMSEEPMIVYAFSKGVCPGPFCESIIRNRPRTFAEIQRRAVEHIASEGEVCEKRTSIVPSRPRAQTRIQPVKVNETTTGRKKPEGRRPYETRKPQPRGPAGGDRPARERARPARYNFVVELKDLIAVPNIAERLRRPAKTDKVLGPRKDF, from the coding sequence atggtgttagtaggcggctccgatgccgcaaggtgcaagctctttatgagcacgttGACAGGGATGgcaatggactggttcatcagccttccaaatggccatatcacctcctttcgGCAGTTGTCGCAGCTGTTTAAGGAGCAATGCTTGGcgaacaaggccccgccgccggtttcctacgatctgtttgatgtgaaacagtatcaaggggagaccctaaaggaatacatcaaccgcttcggggcccaggtggtGAAAGTTGGTATGTCGGAGGAGCCTATGATTGTGTATGCCTTCAGTAAAGGCGTGTGTCCCGGCCCTTTTTGCGAATCTATTATTCGCAATCGCCCaaggacttttgctgaaatacaacgtcgggcggtggaacatatcgccTCCGAAGGAGAAGTGTGCGAGAAGCGAACCAGCATTGTGCCCTCCCGCCCGAGGGCGCAGACGCGGATTCAGCCCGTCAAGGTCAACGAGACCACAACGGGGAGGAAGAAGCcggaggggagacgcccctatgaaaccagaaaaccccagccccggggtccagcaggaggcgatcgcccggccagggagagggcaaggccggcgagatacaacTTTGTAGTagagttgaaggacctgatcgccgtgcctaatatagccgagaggttgaggcgaccggcgaagaccgataaggtgttagggcctcggaaagacttttag